The Sedimentisphaera salicampi genome includes a region encoding these proteins:
- the ilvN gene encoding acetolactate synthase small subunit, giving the protein MKHVISALVQNKPGVLAHVAGMFAARAFNIDSLAVGRTDDPNLSRMTIVVVGGNEVLEQVRKQLGKIVSVVKIQDFAGRDIVARDLMLINIHCRPEKRAEIQALVSMFEGKVVDIGPKNVMVEISGPESKMEAFIDACRHYGIKATARTGTIAMPRYRKGEKN; this is encoded by the coding sequence TTGAAGCACGTAATAAGCGCTCTGGTTCAGAATAAGCCTGGAGTACTGGCGCACGTTGCCGGTATGTTTGCTGCAAGGGCTTTTAATATAGATTCCCTCGCAGTTGGAAGAACAGACGACCCGAACCTAAGCAGAATGACTATCGTGGTAGTTGGCGGAAACGAAGTGCTTGAGCAGGTTAGAAAGCAGCTTGGAAAGATTGTTTCTGTCGTGAAAATTCAGGATTTTGCCGGAAGAGATATCGTGGCAAGAGACCTTATGCTCATAAATATCCATTGCCGGCCTGAAAAGAGGGCCGAAATTCAGGCTCTTGTTTCAATGTTTGAAGGCAAAGTGGTGGATATAGGGCCGAAAAACGTTATGGTTGAAATTTCAGGTCCTGAGAGTAAAATGGAAGCCTTTATAGATGCCTGCCGGCATTACGGCATAAAAGCTACTGCCAGAACGGGCACTATCGCTATGCCCAGATATCGCAAGGGCGAAAAAAATTAG
- the cas1 gene encoding type II CRISPR-associated endonuclease Cas1: MIKRIIEISESPCSLRIRNGQLIVGRNDLPEKQIPCEDVGVLLIDNQATTYTHSVLTRLLDFGAAVVLCNGEHHPAGMLLAIDSNSIQTERHRHQIEASLPLKKRLWKQLVQAKISHQAAVVKTENPRASKSIEQLAAKVRSGDKSNVEARASKLYWKYFLGSRNFKRLRGGAPPNNLLNYGYMILRAAVARAICSSGLLPSLGLHHCNRYNEYCLADDIMEPFRGFVEKEVRLMWRENPDEEYFAKLSQLHKARLLETLHKSVTISQSSGPLMVGLHKTAASLYKCFAGEEDSLELPDF, translated from the coding sequence ATGATTAAAAGGATAATAGAGATATCTGAGAGCCCATGCTCTTTGAGGATTAGAAACGGCCAGCTGATTGTTGGAAGGAATGATCTGCCTGAAAAACAGATACCCTGTGAGGATGTAGGGGTGCTGCTGATAGATAATCAGGCCACAACCTACACCCACAGCGTACTTACAAGACTGCTTGATTTCGGGGCTGCGGTGGTTTTGTGCAATGGCGAGCATCATCCGGCAGGCATGCTGCTTGCCATAGATTCCAACAGTATCCAGACAGAGAGACACCGCCACCAGATAGAAGCATCACTGCCGCTTAAGAAAAGGCTTTGGAAGCAGCTTGTTCAGGCCAAAATATCTCATCAGGCTGCGGTTGTTAAAACAGAAAATCCCCGTGCATCCAAATCAATAGAGCAGCTCGCTGCAAAGGTGCGTTCGGGCGATAAATCGAATGTTGAGGCAAGGGCAAGCAAGCTCTACTGGAAATATTTTCTGGGCTCTCGAAATTTCAAAAGGCTAAGAGGCGGAGCACCGCCGAATAACCTGCTCAATTATGGATATATGATATTAAGGGCGGCAGTGGCAAGGGCTATCTGCTCTTCCGGCCTGCTTCCCTCATTGGGCCTTCACCACTGCAACAGATACAACGAATACTGCCTTGCGGATGATATTATGGAGCCCTTCAGGGGTTTTGTTGAGAAAGAGGTGAGATTGATGTGGCGGGAAAATCCTGATGAAGAATATTTTGCCAAGCTTTCTCAGCTTCATAAAGCTAGGCTTCTGGAAACACTTCACAAATCGGTAACAATATCGCAAAGCTCCGGCCCGCTAATGGTGGGTCTTCACAAAACGGCAGCCTCTCTCTATAAGTGTTTTGCGGGCGAGGAAGATTCTTTGGAGCTTCCTGATTTCTAA
- a CDS encoding 3-isopropylmalate dehydratase small subunit: MAKAHVYKRDHINTDEIIPARYLNTDSREELAKHCMEDLDPAFVNKAGEGDVIVGGHDFGCGSSREHAVWAIQSADLGAVIAESFARIFYRNCINCGFYPIELENASQHINDGDELKIDYENGKIFNKTQGSEIDFKPLPDFALEIVRDGGLLNHISKKV, from the coding sequence ATGGCGAAAGCCCACGTTTACAAGCGAGACCACATTAATACAGACGAAATAATCCCCGCGAGATATCTCAATACAGACAGCCGCGAGGAGCTTGCAAAACACTGCATGGAAGATTTGGATCCTGCATTCGTTAATAAGGCGGGAGAGGGTGATGTAATTGTAGGCGGACACGACTTCGGCTGCGGGTCGAGCAGAGAGCATGCCGTATGGGCGATTCAGTCTGCCGACCTCGGAGCGGTTATAGCCGAATCATTTGCAAGAATCTTCTACCGCAACTGCATCAACTGCGGATTCTACCCGATCGAGCTGGAAAACGCTTCTCAGCACATAAACGACGGCGACGAGCTCAAGATAGACTACGAAAACGGCAAAATATTCAACAAAACTCAGGGCAGTGAGATTGATTTCAAGCCGCTTCCGGATTTCGCACTTGAAATCGTTCGCGACGGCGGGCTGCTCAACCATATAAGCAAGAAAGTTTAG
- a CDS encoding type II secretion system protein yields the protein MKRKGFTLIELLVVIAIIAMLMAILMPALGRVRRMAQQLVCGTNLSGLGKACVLYANDNDEDYPIAGGKGDNSWTSQGYMNDWNQVDKNWTDDDEVTVSASLYLLIREADVSPKQFVCPSSNQFEFTGEKMDEGAGSNIVELTDIWDFGDGDGNLSSNSTESPRNCCSYAYHYPYQDAANYSFPLTASSKSGKAVLADRSPWYDNNLEEGSSPDNDNYITMIDELNLGQNPQDDDWSSITKWKREINNSNAHQREGQNVLYADGHTSFEKRPDVGIQSDNIYCAFDGGSPDEWDAVGRRIGADWSGKRLSPGENNIRVKSEEDNVLVNDIKEL from the coding sequence ATGAAAAGAAAAGGTTTCACATTGATTGAGCTTTTGGTGGTAATCGCGATTATCGCTATGCTCATGGCAATTCTTATGCCTGCATTGGGCAGGGTAAGGCGTATGGCACAGCAGCTTGTGTGCGGTACGAATCTCAGCGGTCTGGGCAAGGCCTGCGTTCTCTATGCCAACGACAACGATGAGGACTACCCCATCGCCGGCGGCAAAGGAGACAACTCATGGACATCTCAGGGCTACATGAACGACTGGAATCAAGTTGACAAGAACTGGACCGATGATGACGAGGTTACAGTTTCTGCTTCTCTCTATCTGTTGATTCGTGAAGCGGACGTATCGCCAAAGCAGTTTGTATGTCCTTCAAGCAACCAGTTTGAATTTACTGGTGAAAAGATGGACGAAGGCGCAGGTTCCAACATCGTTGAACTTACAGACATCTGGGACTTCGGCGACGGCGACGGCAACCTGAGCTCAAACAGCACAGAGAGCCCGAGAAACTGCTGCAGCTATGCTTATCACTATCCATATCAGGATGCAGCGAACTACTCTTTCCCTCTTACTGCAAGCAGCAAGTCCGGCAAGGCAGTTCTTGCAGACAGAAGTCCATGGTACGATAACAACCTTGAAGAAGGAAGCAGCCCGGACAACGACAACTACATCACCATGATTGACGAGCTCAACCTCGGTCAGAATCCTCAGGATGACGACTGGTCAAGCATCACTAAGTGGAAAAGGGAAATCAACAACTCTAACGCTCACCAGCGTGAAGGCCAGAATGTTCTCTATGCAGACGGCCATACTTCCTTTGAGAAGAGGCCGGACGTTGGTATCCAGAGTGACAATATCTACTGTGCGTTCGACGGCGGAAGCCCTGATGAATGGGATGCGGTAGGAAGAAGAATCGGCGCTGACTGGTCTGGCAAGAGACTTTCTCCAGGCGAGAATAATATCAGGGTTAAAAGCGAAGAAGACAACGTTCTCGTGAACGACATCAAAGAGCTTTAA
- the cas2 gene encoding CRISPR-associated endonuclease Cas2 codes for MELSGYRMMWIYVFFDLPTDTKKARKDYSEFRKKLLKDGFTMVQYSVYERHCSSEENADVHLKRIKSFLPPDGEVRILTITDKQYERMHIFWGKMRKPAPPAPKQLELF; via the coding sequence ATGGAATTAAGCGGGTACAGGATGATGTGGATTTATGTTTTTTTTGATTTGCCTACTGATACAAAAAAGGCAAGAAAAGATTACTCCGAATTCAGAAAAAAGCTTTTAAAAGACGGCTTCACAATGGTACAATATTCGGTGTATGAAAGGCACTGTTCAAGTGAAGAAAATGCAGATGTACACCTTAAAAGAATCAAATCATTTCTTCCCCCTGATGGAGAAGTTCGAATCCTCACCATCACTGATAAACAGTATGAAAGGATGCACATTTTCTGGGGAAAAATGCGCAAACCTGCACCTCCAGCCCCAAAGCAGCTTGAATTATTTTAA
- a CDS encoding phosphatidate cytidylyltransferase: MVKQRIIFGIIMAAAAMLLCWLDSVLIWRTGGEQVQGFIWALIAEAVLITAVNEFSGLVKGKGARVFPIASMAGATLFCLSYFLKQFGFAFGISQAYLHLIIMFAAVLSAVLLSFVAQGRTKSNEGTILNCGATVLTVMYWGFFSSFFLAIRVEHSISALIVFIAVVKMCDVGAYTFGKMFGHTKFAPAVSPKKTWEGMIGGCIFSAVSGAAFSVIFSVMLWWQGVIFGIIFAFAGQLGDLAESMLKRDAGIKDSGDKLPGFGGILDIVDSLVFTAPFAYLFFNIVS; encoded by the coding sequence ATGGTAAAGCAGCGCATTATTTTCGGCATAATTATGGCCGCAGCAGCTATGCTCCTCTGCTGGCTGGACAGCGTGCTGATTTGGCGAACAGGCGGGGAGCAGGTGCAGGGGTTTATCTGGGCTCTTATCGCAGAGGCAGTTTTAATCACTGCGGTTAATGAATTTTCAGGACTGGTAAAAGGCAAGGGTGCGAGGGTGTTTCCCATTGCTTCAATGGCAGGGGCAACCCTTTTCTGCCTGAGCTACTTCCTCAAGCAGTTCGGTTTTGCATTCGGCATCTCTCAGGCATACCTTCATCTTATCATTATGTTTGCCGCTGTGCTTTCGGCTGTACTGCTCTCTTTCGTTGCTCAGGGCAGAACAAAAAGCAACGAAGGAACAATACTAAACTGCGGGGCAACCGTGCTCACTGTGATGTATTGGGGGTTTTTCAGCTCATTCTTCCTGGCAATACGAGTGGAACACAGCATTTCGGCATTGATTGTGTTTATTGCTGTGGTGAAGATGTGCGATGTGGGGGCATACACATTCGGAAAGATGTTCGGGCATACAAAATTTGCCCCTGCAGTGAGCCCTAAGAAAACATGGGAAGGAATGATTGGAGGCTGCATTTTTTCTGCTGTCTCAGGTGCTGCATTTTCCGTTATATTCTCTGTGATGCTCTGGTGGCAAGGGGTGATTTTCGGGATAATATTCGCCTTTGCAGGTCAGCTTGGAGACCTCGCCGAATCTATGCTTAAAAGAGACGCAGGCATTAAAGACTCCGGCGATAAGCTCCCGGGCTTTGGAGGAATCCTCGATATAGTAGATTCCCTCGTGTTCACCGCCCCGTTTGCGTATCTGTTTTTCAATATCGTAAGCTGA
- the ilvC gene encoding ketol-acid reductoisomerase, translating into MAKVLYENDAPIDALKSGKVAVIGYGSQGHAHSQNLRDSGIEVAVAEVQGSDNYKLAQEHGFEPKDIPGAMKGADLIIMTLPDEITAKIFNENIKPNLEPGQTIGVCHGFNINFGLIDVPVDNNVVMIAPKGPGHLVRSEFVKGGGVPCLVAVEQDKSGKGREVALAWGNGIGGARAGILETTIKEETETDLFGEQVVLCGGLTSLIKAGFETLVEAGYQPEIAYFECMHEVKLIVDLMYEGGINYMRYSISNTAQWGDMISGPRIITDETKKEMKKILGEIQSGEFAKEWIDEYNNGLKRFKALYEADHDCQLEVVGRKLRKMMSWIDSKEV; encoded by the coding sequence ATGGCAAAAGTATTGTATGAAAATGATGCACCTATTGATGCCCTCAAATCGGGCAAGGTGGCGGTTATTGGCTACGGAAGCCAGGGGCATGCCCACTCGCAAAACCTCAGAGACAGCGGGATTGAAGTGGCAGTGGCAGAGGTTCAAGGCTCTGATAATTATAAGCTTGCCCAGGAACACGGATTTGAACCAAAAGACATTCCGGGAGCAATGAAAGGCGCAGACCTTATCATTATGACCCTTCCTGACGAGATTACAGCTAAGATATTCAACGAAAACATCAAACCTAATCTCGAGCCCGGCCAGACAATCGGCGTATGCCACGGATTCAACATCAACTTCGGCCTTATCGATGTGCCGGTGGATAACAATGTGGTAATGATAGCCCCGAAGGGCCCGGGTCATCTTGTAAGGAGCGAATTCGTTAAAGGCGGCGGAGTTCCGTGTCTTGTGGCGGTAGAGCAGGATAAATCAGGCAAGGGAAGAGAAGTGGCTCTTGCGTGGGGCAATGGAATCGGCGGCGCACGCGCCGGCATCCTCGAAACCACCATCAAAGAGGAAACAGAAACAGACCTCTTCGGCGAGCAGGTAGTCCTCTGCGGCGGCCTTACATCGCTGATAAAAGCAGGCTTTGAAACCCTTGTGGAAGCGGGATACCAGCCTGAAATCGCATACTTTGAATGTATGCACGAGGTGAAGCTCATCGTTGACCTTATGTATGAGGGCGGAATCAACTATATGAGATACAGCATCTCAAACACAGCTCAGTGGGGTGATATGATCTCCGGCCCGAGAATCATCACAGACGAAACCAAGAAAGAAATGAAGAAAATTCTTGGAGAAATTCAGTCTGGAGAGTTTGCAAAAGAGTGGATTGATGAGTACAATAACGGCCTGAAAAGATTCAAGGCCCTGTATGAAGCCGATCATGACTGCCAGCTTGAAGTAGTAGGCAGAAAGCTGCGTAAAATGATGAGCTGGATTGATTCTAAAGAAGTTTGA
- a CDS encoding class I fructose-bisphosphate aldolase, producing the protein MSNNLESILGSESQGLLEHQCKTIDKQMLHLPGPDFVDRVVSQTDRGPRVLRNLQNVFDHGRLGGTGYLSILPVDQGIEHTAGASFAPNPIYFDPENIVKLAIEAGCNAVASTFGVLGAVSRKYAHKIPFIVKINHNELLTYPNTFDQRLFASVEQSYNLGAAGIGATIYFGSEESDRQIEEIANAFEIAHSLGMFTVLWCYLRNSDFKTGGKDYHTSADMTSQANHIGVTIEADLIKQKQPTLNGGFKDIGFSKTSDLVYDKLTSENPIDLTRYQVANCYMGRAGLINSGGPSGENDLQQVVKSAVINKRAGGMGLISGRKTFQKPMDEGVKIFHAIQDVYLDDNVTIA; encoded by the coding sequence ATGAGTAATAATTTAGAATCAATTCTCGGAAGCGAATCGCAGGGGCTTCTCGAACACCAGTGCAAAACGATTGATAAGCAGATGCTCCATCTTCCCGGCCCTGATTTTGTTGACAGGGTGGTCTCTCAGACAGACCGCGGCCCGAGAGTTCTCAGAAATCTGCAAAATGTGTTCGATCACGGGCGACTGGGCGGAACGGGTTATCTTTCGATCCTTCCAGTTGACCAGGGGATTGAACACACTGCGGGGGCTTCTTTCGCACCGAATCCGATATACTTCGACCCTGAGAATATCGTTAAGCTTGCAATTGAGGCGGGCTGCAATGCAGTAGCCTCAACGTTCGGGGTGCTTGGGGCGGTTTCAAGGAAATATGCCCATAAGATTCCGTTTATAGTTAAGATAAACCACAACGAACTGCTCACCTATCCAAACACATTCGACCAGAGGCTGTTTGCGAGCGTGGAGCAGTCTTACAATCTCGGCGCTGCCGGCATTGGAGCTACGATTTACTTCGGCTCGGAAGAGTCTGACAGGCAGATTGAAGAGATTGCAAACGCATTCGAAATCGCCCACAGCCTCGGGATGTTCACTGTGCTTTGGTGTTACCTGAGGAACAGCGATTTCAAAACCGGCGGAAAAGACTACCACACCTCCGCTGATATGACCAGTCAGGCTAATCACATCGGCGTTACAATAGAGGCCGACCTTATCAAACAGAAACAGCCAACGCTCAACGGCGGGTTTAAGGATATCGGCTTCTCAAAAACCAGCGATCTGGTTTACGATAAGCTCACAAGCGAGAACCCGATAGACCTCACGAGATATCAGGTGGCCAACTGCTATATGGGAAGAGCCGGCCTGATAAATTCCGGCGGCCCTTCAGGCGAAAACGACCTCCAGCAGGTGGTCAAAAGTGCTGTGATCAATAAGCGTGCAGGCGGAATGGGGCTTATCAGCGGCAGGAAAACATTCCAGAAGCCAATGGATGAAGGAGTGAAGATTTTCCACGCAATCCAGGATGTTTATCTGGATGATAACGTAACAATCGCTTAG
- a CDS encoding aspartate-semialdehyde dehydrogenase, which yields MSRNIAIAGVTGVVGQEFLRLIEERNFKFDSLKVLASSRSAGKKIQFMGEEYTVEELTEDSFKGVDVALFSAGGSQSKKFADAVVQSGAVMIDNSSAFRMDPNAPLVVPEVNPEAIRENKGIIANPNCSTIIALVPVWPLHRQNKVKRMVISTYQAASGAGIAAMNELKKQSGDILEGKEPVCEALPYQAAFNVFCHDSKIGESGYNEEEMKMVNETRKIFDDSQIGITCTCVRVPVMRAHSESINLEFEKPADPAWVREVLKNAPGVTVIDDREKNRFPMPAIDADGKDDIYVGRIRRDESISGGRGINLWVCGDQIRKGAALNAVQIAEAMDF from the coding sequence ATGAGCCGCAATATTGCTATAGCTGGTGTTACAGGCGTTGTAGGCCAGGAATTTTTGAGACTCATAGAAGAGAGAAACTTCAAATTCGATTCGCTCAAGGTGCTTGCAAGCTCACGTTCGGCCGGCAAGAAGATTCAGTTTATGGGCGAGGAATATACGGTAGAAGAACTGACAGAAGACAGCTTCAAGGGTGTTGATGTTGCGCTTTTCAGCGCGGGCGGTTCGCAGAGCAAAAAATTTGCGGATGCGGTCGTGCAGAGCGGAGCTGTAATGATAGACAACTCCTCGGCCTTCCGTATGGACCCAAATGCGCCGCTCGTTGTTCCGGAAGTTAATCCCGAGGCAATCAGGGAAAACAAGGGGATCATCGCAAACCCAAACTGCTCTACGATTATTGCCCTTGTGCCGGTATGGCCGCTGCACAGGCAGAACAAAGTTAAGCGTATGGTGATAAGCACCTATCAGGCAGCCAGCGGAGCGGGAATTGCAGCAATGAACGAGCTCAAGAAGCAAAGCGGCGATATCCTTGAAGGCAAAGAGCCGGTATGCGAGGCCCTGCCCTATCAGGCTGCGTTTAATGTTTTCTGCCATGATTCCAAAATTGGCGAAAGCGGCTACAACGAAGAAGAGATGAAAATGGTAAACGAGACCAGAAAAATATTCGATGATTCGCAGATCGGGATCACCTGCACCTGCGTGCGTGTGCCGGTAATGCGGGCTCACAGCGAAAGCATCAATCTCGAGTTTGAAAAGCCGGCAGACCCTGCATGGGTTCGTGAAGTGCTGAAAAATGCCCCGGGCGTTACAGTAATCGACGACCGCGAGAAAAACCGCTTCCCGATGCCCGCCATAGACGCAGACGGTAAAGACGATATCTACGTGGGAAGAATCCGCCGCGATGAGTCTATCTCGGGGGGCAGAGGAATCAATCTCTGGGTCTGCGGCGATCAGATACGCAAGGGAGCTGCTTTGAACGCCGTGCAGATAGCAGAGGCTATGGATTTCTGA
- a CDS encoding CHC2 zinc finger domain-containing protein — protein MGFADLRKRDRAALAAELEAAGAQLKGDSCCCPFHEDKHPSAGIYQNEAGFWMYKCHSCGFCGSVWDVEAESRGEAAPELIKAAQRNSEPLRGKRENSPEPKLAKAYPDIESLKAACRRNLPAPRSCAGRNRDCRWNCLQLHKPAGIRWASGSSAAVYREVKHLQNLPENPTGRKIRPVQKSGRYLPENQTGTCPKIRP, from the coding sequence ATGGGCTTTGCAGACCTTCGCAAGAGGGACCGGGCGGCGTTGGCCGCAGAGCTTGAGGCCGCCGGGGCTCAGCTTAAAGGCGATTCCTGCTGCTGCCCGTTTCACGAAGACAAGCACCCCTCAGCGGGCATTTACCAGAACGAGGCTGGCTTCTGGATGTACAAATGCCATTCCTGCGGCTTCTGCGGCTCTGTGTGGGACGTTGAAGCGGAGAGCAGGGGTGAGGCTGCCCCCGAGCTGATTAAGGCTGCACAGCGAAACTCAGAGCCCCTGAGAGGCAAGCGAGAGAATAGCCCCGAGCCGAAGCTGGCAAAGGCATATCCGGACATCGAGAGCTTAAAGGCAGCCTGCCGGCGAAATCTTCCAGCGCCGAGATCCTGCGCCGGAAGAAATCGAGATTGCCGCTGGAACTGTTTGCAGCTCCATAAACCGGCTGGAATCCGCTGGGCTTCTGGAAGTTCAGCAGCAGTGTATCGGGAAGTCAAACATTTACAAAACCTGCCCGAAAACCCGACCGGTAGGAAAATCCGACCAGTCCAAAAATCAGGCAGGTACCTGCCCGAAAACCAGACAGGAACCTGTCCGAAAATTAGACCATAA
- the ilvB gene encoding biosynthetic-type acetolactate synthase large subunit produces MKNSSNAPEMQGAQIIVEILKEQGVDTMFGYLGGVVLPIFDKLYDSDIRFITPRHEQGGAHMADAYARCTGKTGVCIATSGPGATNLTTGIANAMMDSVPMVALTGQVRTELIGGDAFQEVDTTGITRPITKHNVIVKDVNNLAEELRQAFYIASTGRPGPVLVDIPVDVSVGTGRLNPPSDIDMPGYKPRVEGHKKQIEAAADAINKSKRPVLYIGGGVIISNASREITDLAEKANIPVTTTLMGMGAFDQNSPLSLDMLGMHGAAYANMAVQNSDLLIAVGSRFDDRVTGQLKRFCPNAKILHVDIDPASISKNVQVHVPVVGDAKLVLPEITELLEYSDRGEWFAQISEWKKAHPFTYDKNATSIKPQYVIEELWNQTKGEATITTGVGQHQMWAAQFYKYKYPRQFITSGGLGTMGFGLPSAIGAQVARPDSTVIDIDGDSSFNMTMTELSTAVMYKLPVKAVVLNNGYMGMVRQWQELFYQRRYSHSHLLNPNFADVAKALGAGGISIEKKDEVQGAIEKMLSYDGPFVLDCRIEPEENVWPMVSPGKALDEMAGLEIFEKMP; encoded by the coding sequence ATGAAAAATTCTTCTAATGCCCCTGAAATGCAGGGAGCGCAGATTATTGTTGAGATCCTCAAGGAGCAGGGTGTAGATACTATGTTCGGCTATCTTGGGGGTGTAGTCCTTCCTATATTTGATAAACTTTACGATTCAGACATAAGGTTTATCACTCCCCGCCACGAACAGGGCGGAGCTCATATGGCCGATGCTTATGCACGGTGCACAGGGAAGACCGGCGTTTGCATTGCAACCTCCGGCCCGGGAGCAACAAACCTCACCACGGGAATCGCCAACGCTATGATGGATTCTGTGCCAATGGTTGCCCTTACCGGGCAGGTTCGTACTGAGCTTATTGGAGGCGATGCCTTTCAGGAAGTTGACACAACGGGCATAACCCGTCCGATCACTAAGCACAACGTTATAGTAAAAGACGTAAACAACCTTGCCGAAGAGCTCAGGCAGGCCTTCTACATAGCCTCAACAGGCCGCCCAGGACCTGTTCTGGTTGATATTCCGGTAGATGTTTCTGTGGGCACAGGAAGGCTCAATCCCCCCTCCGACATTGATATGCCGGGCTACAAACCGAGAGTTGAAGGGCATAAAAAGCAGATTGAGGCGGCTGCTGATGCGATAAACAAGAGCAAAAGGCCTGTTCTGTATATCGGAGGCGGAGTTATTATTTCTAATGCTTCCCGAGAGATCACAGATTTAGCCGAGAAGGCCAACATACCTGTTACAACTACGTTGATGGGCATGGGAGCTTTCGACCAGAACAGCCCGCTTTCGCTGGATATGCTCGGTATGCACGGAGCGGCTTACGCAAATATGGCGGTTCAGAATTCCGATCTGCTCATCGCTGTGGGTTCGCGCTTCGACGACAGGGTTACAGGGCAGCTAAAGAGGTTCTGCCCGAATGCAAAGATCCTGCATGTAGATATAGACCCCGCAAGTATATCCAAAAACGTTCAGGTTCACGTTCCGGTGGTAGGAGATGCCAAGCTCGTTCTCCCCGAGATAACAGAGCTGCTTGAATACAGTGACCGCGGGGAATGGTTTGCCCAGATTAGCGAATGGAAGAAGGCTCATCCTTTCACCTACGATAAAAACGCTACTTCAATAAAGCCTCAATACGTAATCGAAGAGCTCTGGAATCAGACAAAGGGAGAAGCCACAATCACAACAGGCGTAGGCCAGCATCAGATGTGGGCAGCTCAGTTCTATAAATACAAGTATCCCCGTCAGTTTATAACCAGCGGCGGGCTTGGAACTATGGGCTTCGGCCTTCCTTCAGCTATCGGCGCTCAGGTTGCAAGACCAGACAGCACAGTTATAGATATTGATGGAGACAGCAGCTTCAATATGACGATGACAGAGCTGTCAACAGCGGTAATGTACAAGCTGCCTGTGAAAGCAGTGGTGCTGAATAACGGATATATGGGGATGGTAAGGCAGTGGCAGGAGCTTTTCTACCAGAGAAGATATTCCCACAGCCACCTCTTGAATCCAAACTTTGCGGATGTGGCAAAGGCTCTTGGGGCAGGCGGAATAAGCATCGAGAAAAAGGATGAAGTGCAAGGAGCGATTGAAAAGATGCTTTCCTACGACGGGCCGTTTGTCTTGGACTGCCGCATAGAGCCCGAGGAAAATGTGTGGCCTATGGTTTCGCCGGGCAAAGCTCTCGACGAAATGGCAGGTCTGGAAATTTTCGAAAAAATGCCTTAA